CCTTTATGACTCTGAATTTGAATATTCCAGGTACTCATTTACGTGGAATTGTAAATTTGCCCTCTTgcgtctggcttatttcacttagccgaATATCTTTGAGGTTCATCTATGCTGTAGCATGTGTTAGAATTTTcgtcttttttatggctaaataatattccattgtagtacagttgacccttgaacactGTTTTCCTCaatagctgcaccattttacattcccactagcagtgcacgagagttctaatttctccacatcctcaccaacatttgttgttTTCCGTTTTTTAATAATATCCATCTGAATGGGTTTgaagtgttatctcattgtggttttgatttgcatttctctaatgattagtgatgctgatcACCTtgtcatgtgtttattggccatttgtattaatatatcttcttcagagaaatattCAAGTTCattgcccatttttgaatcaggtttttttgttgttgagttttggAAGTTCTCTATATATTCGATATGTTagttccttatcagatatatgacttgaaaatcttttcttcatttatgtttgTTACCCTTTTTACTCTGAAGGTATAGTATCTTTTGATATAaaaagtttttagttttcctgttttttcttttattgcctgtgcttttgttgTCACATCCAAGAAACTACAAAATCCAATGTTGTGAAGCTTTCGCCAAATGATTTCTTCTAGGAATTGTGCCGTTTTCACTCTTACGTTTAGGTCTGTGATGGATTTTGAGTTGATCTTTGTATAAGGTAAGGATTGaccttcattcttttacatgtggatatccgGTTTTCCCAGCCCCATTTGTTCAAAAAACTATCCTTTCCTTAATGAATGGTCTTGGCAGCATTATCAAAAATGATTTGGCCCTATATGCaggagtttatttctgggctctctagtctgttccattggtctatatgtctttataacagttTTGGTTAATGGAGCTTTataataagtttttaaatcagaaaggaaaaaatcctccacatttttcttcttttcaagattgttttggctatttgtgGTCTCCTGTAATTTCATCTGAGTTTTAGGatgagtttttctatttctgcaaaaaagaaaTTGGGGTTTTATAGGtataacaggctgggcacggtggctcaagcctataatcccagcactttgggaggccgaggcgggtggatcacgagatcaagagatcgagaccatcctggtcaacatggtgaaaccccgtctctactaaaaatacaaaaaattagctgggcatcgtggcacgtgcctgtaatcccagctactcaggaggctgaggcaggagaattgcctgaacccaggaggcagaggttgcggtgagccgagatcgcgccattgcactccagcctgggtaacaagagtgaaactccgtctcaaaaaaaaaaaaaaaaaaaaaaaaaaaaggtataacattaaatctatagattgctttgggtgatATTggtaacaatattaaatcttccaatccatgaatatcaatttccatttatttatatcatttttaatttctgtcaACAGTGTTacatagttttcagtatacaagtTTGGTGCTTGattaagctgattttaaaatattttattctttctgatgctatTGTACATAGATTTGTTTTCTTACTCTGTTCTGAATAATTTGTTCATACGTAGaaacaattgatttttgtgtgttgacttTATATCTTGCTACCTTGCCGAATCGGTTTATTAGTATTAGCAGGTTTTTTATGTAATCTTTAGGGGTTCTACATACATCTTTTAcgaacagaaataattttacatcttcctttccagtttagatgctttttaaaaatttttcttgcaTAATAGCTCTGGCTAGAACTATCGgtagtactgtgttgaatagaagtggtaaaagtgggcatccttgccttgttctgatactagaggaaaagctttcatttttcaCCATTGAAATTTGCTGTGGGTTTTTAatgtatggcttttattatattgagttagatttttttctactcctggtttaagtgttcttaccttgaaaagatttttaattttgtcaaatgctttttctacatcaattgagatgattatgtggtttttttcttcattctgttggtgTGGCATATTACGTTGATTGGTTTTCATATGTTACACCATCCTTGCTTTCCAGAACTAAATCTCATTTGGTCATGGTGTAATCCTTTTAAAACTCCTCGAACTCTCTTTACTAGGATTTTGTTGCAGATACTTATATCATTGTTCGTAAGGGAcattagtctgtagttttcttttcttacagtatctttgtctggctttggtattggGGGGatctggccttatagaatgaacTAGCAAGTATTCCCCACCTTCACTTTTTTGGAAGAACGAAATGAATTGGTGCTAATTCTTCTTCAACTGTCTGGTAGAAATCACGAGTGGAAATCCAGGGCTTTTCTTTGCTAGGAGGTTTTTGATCACTGATTCAATATCCTTCATAGTTATAGGTCTATTCAtatattctgtttcttcctgattcagtgttaggttgtgggtttctggaaatttattcatttcatctagttatctaatttgttggcatacagtTGTTCATGATACTACTCTCTTATCCTTTTGTTTCTATAATGTCAGTAGTAATGTACCCACtttgatttctgattttagtaacttagtctttatttttcttaatctagccaaatgtcaattttattgatcttttcaaggAACCAACTCTTCTTTATTGCCTCTTctctattaattttgtttatttctgctcttcATAAGATTAGATTCCTTTCTTCTGTTAAGCTGTGGGTttactttggttttgttttttggttttgtaattTGGTTGTGTTTTTTGGGAGCCATTAGAGAGCCTCCCTGTCAGTAGAGATGCTCACAGTTTCTTCAGCCATTCCAAGCTGGGGCCCTAGGAGTCCTGGGGGTGGCTGGGCATGTCAGGGATGCTCCCATCATTTCAGACAGGCATTGGATAATTAATTGTAGGATGTGGCCTGGTTGATCATGATTACATACTTGGTGTAGGGGCTGAGTGGGGGCAAAATTATAGGATGGCCCGCAATGGTGAAGGACGAAACCAGCACCAGCTCCTTGGCCCAGGCATTcgtgaggaaggcagcaagtctTGCAGCCATCTTGGTCTCAGCAGTGGCAATGGCTTGTtagtttttttcagttctttaaagTACAAGGTTATCGTGttgatttgagacctttcttgcttttcattttaagcatttgtagctataaatttcccccttAACACTGTTTATATTGtggatttgttttcatttatcccaagatattttctgatttcccctgtgatttcttctttgatctatTGGTGGTTtgtgtgttatttaattttcacatactTACTGAATTTTCAGGTTTTATTCTGCTATTCATTGCTAGTTCCATTCCATTTTGATCAGCAGAGATACTTTGtgtgattttaatctttttatatttattaaggcTTTTTTGTGGTTTAACATTTGGTATATCCTAGAGAATGTTCTGTATGTACttcagaaaaatgtgtattctgctgttacTCAGTGTAGTGTTCTGTATAATCCTagtgtctctctctatatatatatacacatatatatgtatacgttaGGTCCATATACTTCAAAAATGTATTAGACATAGAaaattgcttaattttaaaattgcttatgTCCTTTATTAAGATACCATGTAATCCACCAAACTGAGGGAGATTTGTTATAAAAATGACTTAGTAGGATACCGTTTGTAATCCCACCATTCAGTTCAGTTTTGACATtctttttacatctttttctGTTAATGAAAATTGACTGACAGTTTAAATAGATGGTTTCTGCTCCTCTGCCCTAACATACACATAATTTGGATGAcctatttgttttcctttctatgattttaaactttttattttgaaaacttaaaaaacacagaaaactacaTAATGCCACAAACTCTGTATATCTATACTGTCTTAGCAGTTTTCAGCTTTCTgctgttcctctttttttttccactttttttttttttgttttttttttttctttttgtttttgtttttgtattattttgtgctGCTGTTCCTCTTTTATCTATTCCCTTTTGTTTTTGCTGGAGAATGTCATATCACCCATGGATTTATCAGTGTCCATCTACAACAGTAACTTCTTATTGTCACTTAATATCCATTCTATAATCAGTATGggttcatatgtatttattttgtactttgtgTTATAATCCAATATTgcatcatttattttgttatcaAATTGTTTCTACTTTGACCACTTGGAGCTTTTTCAGGTTGGCTTCACCAGTGATttctagaaatgtaaattaaaacaatagtgagatatcatcttataccagtcagaatggctgttaaaATCTGTCACAGATCTCAGAAGATCTCAGGTAAGgaacccaagatggattaaatgaCATCTTTATTCAATAGGATATCCTTTCCTCAGTGTATGTTTTTGTCACCTTTGTAAAAGCTCAGTTGGCTGTAGGTATGTGACTTATTTctggttctcttttctgttccattgatctgtgtatctgtttttataccagcaccatgctgttttggttaccatagccgTGTactgtaatttgaagtcaggtgatgtaatgcctccagctttgttatttgcCTAGGATTGCTTTATCTattcagactcttttttggttccatatgaattttagaattgttttttctcattctgtgaaaaAATGATGTCAGTGTTTTGATAGccattgcattgaatttgtagattgctttgggcagtatggtcatttttaacaatactgattctgcTGATctgtgagcatgggatgtttttccatttttttaatgtcatctacaacttctttcattagtgtttcgTATTTTACCTTGGTTAGATCTtgtacctccttggttaaatacaTTCCtagatgtttaaatttttttgtagagttaatAAATTGGAttgtattctttgttttttagcctgattattattattgtatagaaatgctactgacttttatatattgatttttttttaattctgaaactttactgaagtcatttatcaaatctaggatAAGATTGTCAGAAAACAGAGATATTATATGACTTACTCTTTTCCAATTTAGATtcattttatgtctttctcttgcctgattactttggctaggacttccagtgctatgtgGAATAGGAGTGGGCAAtccttgttttattccatttgttagaatgctttcagcttttccccattcagtatgatgttccTATGgattgtcatatatggcttttattattttgaagtatgtttcttctGTGCCTAGTTTGTCAAAGGTTTTTATCATGAgaggatgctgaattttgtcaaatgcgttttctgtatctgttgagatgatcatgtgtttttttattttaattctgtttgtaGGCGGAATCACATTTATTGGTTTGTGTATGGTGAACcgtccttgcatccctggaattatctttttgatgtgctattagATTTggtttgtgggtttttgtttatttttgttttttgaggatgtttgcatctacgttcatcagggatattgctctgtaattttcttttttgtggttgttgtgtCTTTGTCTGACTTTGGTATCAGGGCAATACTGGCTTtctagaatgagttagggaggatttcttcCTCTTagattttttggaagagtttcagtagaattggtaccagTTCTTTTTACCTTTTGTGGAATTCCACTGTACATTTGTCTGGTCCTGGGGGTTTCTGTTCTTGGGAGGTTTTCCATTGCTGATTCAATATCACTGGTTATTACTAGTCTGTTCAGAATTTCGGTTTCTttttggttcaatcttgggagattgtatgtttccaggaattagTTCATTTTCTCTAGAATTTCTAGTTTTCAAGTACAtttttcataatagtctctgatcatgttttgtatttctatggtattagttgtcatgtctccttatTAATTTCTGATTATGTAtgtttggatcttctcttttcttggttagtcttaCTGACAGTCTATCagttttatctttactttttttttttttttcttttctgagacagtgtcttgctctgataccaggctggagtgcagtggcacaatcttggctcactgcaacctctgccccctggttcaagtgattcttccacctcagcctccctagtagctgggactacaagtgtgcaaccaccatgctcagtttgtatttttgtagtagaggtggggtttcaccatgttggtcaggatggtctctatctcttgacctcgtgatccgcccacctcagcctccgaaagtgctaggattacaaatgtgaaccaccacacctggcccaattttgtcttttcaaagatAAGAATaagcttttcatttcattgatcctTTGCATGGTTCATtggttctctattttatttagtactgctctgatctttgttgtatctttcttctgctaacttttagTTTggattgttcctttttttctagttcctggAGGTGAGACGTAAGATTGTTAattttttaccttttgtttttttaaatgtaggcatttaatgctatgtaaactttcctcttagcactgcttttgctttttcccagatgttttggtatattgtatttttattttcattcatttcaagaaaattaaaatttgtctCAATTTTGTCATTAACCCAAACGTTGTTTAGGATCATGTTTAACTTTCAcgtatttgtatagtttctagAGTTCTTCTTGGAAttgatttttagtgtttttttctgcTATGGTCTACGAAGATATTTGGtatgattttggtttttaaaaaatgtactgagacttgttttgtgacctaacatatggtctacgTTGGAGAATGCTCCATGCACTAATCAGAAGagtgtgtattctgctgttgggtagaatgttctgtaaatgtctcttAGCTCCATTTGACCTAAAATCGAATTTAggtccagtgtttctttgttgattttccatCTCAATGTATCTAGTGCTGTTTGTGGGGTGTTGAGTTCCCCCACTGTTACTGTATTGCCATGTATTGTTTTAGGTCTGATAATGTTTTTTTTATGAATGTGGGTGCCCTGGTGTTCAGTGCGTATATATATAGGATTGTTatatcttatttgtttattgatccctttatcattatgtaatgaccgtctttgtcttttttttttttacggctgttgatttaaagtctttttttatctaatataaaagtagctactcctgctcatttctggtttctgtttgcatggaatatctttttctacctCTTTACCTTTAGCCTGTGTCTTTATCAATAAGATGAGTTTCTTGTATGCAGCATATGGTTAGTTCATGTTTTGTCATCCATTCTGCCAATTTGTAACTTTTAAGTAgagcatttaatccatttatgttCAAGATTAATACTGATACGCGAGGTTTTATTTCTGTCATGATGTTAATTATGTACTTGCtttgtagatatttttctttttttctttgagtgttTGTGATTTTGTGGAATTCTGTTATGTTGCCACTGGATCTTCTTcctttctgtaattattttatgaGGCCTGTGAGTTGTATACTTTTGTGTCTTTTATGATGGCAAGTATCAACCTTTGTTTTCATGGTTAGAACTCCAGCATTTCCTGTAGAGCTAGTCTAGTGGTGACAAACTTCCTCAGTGTTTTTATTTGGGGAAGgcttatttttcccttcatttatgGAGCTTATTCTACTAGATGTAAAATTTGTGGctgacagtttttgttttgttttgttttttgaagcaaCTTGAAAATAGAATCCcagtctcttctggtttgtaaggTTTCTCCAAGTTGAATTGTCTAATGGGGCTCCCTTTATAGGTGACTGGacacttttctcttgctaattTTAGGATTGTATTCTTCCTATAGACCTTAGTCTGATGATTGTATGTTGTGGTGAATTCCATCTTGCAATATATTTTCCTGGAGTTTGTTAGATCTCTTTTATCTGGATGTCTAAAGTTCTTGCTAGATtaaggaagttttcctcaattctTTTTGCTTCACTTTCATCTGACTAGATTAattcaaaagacctgtcttcaagtactgaaattatttcttttgcttgtccagtctattgtaaAAGCTTTCAACTGTGTTTCGTAATTTCTTCAATggatttttcatttccagaagtttttgtttgattttttaaaaaagatagctATCACtttctctttggtaaatttctcattctaTCCTGAtttgattttctgatttcttagTATTACTTTTCAAATTTCGTTTGTATCTCATTGAGCTTCcataaaatcagtatgttaaattatttatgtggcttattttttcctttatgatctgtatttcttttatgttGGTTTTTTCCTGTCTTactgctctgactagaactttcaataatgttgaataaaagtagtGAGTATAGATAtacttgccttgttcctgattttCTGAGGGAAGGCTTTAGGTCCAATTTTGGAATATTAAATCAGCCTTGCAATCTTGAGATAACCGCTAATTTGTCTcgatttattatactttttatacattgttagaTTTGATTCAATAAcatttttgttaagaattttgtAAATACATTCATTAGGAATATTCGTCTGTAGTTGCCTTTTCTTGGAATATCTTTATCTTATCTTGATGTCAGAATAATGCTGGATTCCTAAAATGTGTTGAGAAGTATtcactcctttttgtttttctggaggaGTTTGTCTAGCattggtattatttatttcttaaatgtttggtaaaattcatgGGTGAAGCCCTATAAGCCTGAAATTTTGTTTGTGGAAATGTTTATAAGTATGAATTCTATTACTTTGGTAGATAAAGGGCTATTCAGATTATCTGTATGTTCTCAAGTAAACTTAGTGTGTGTCTTTCAATAAATGTGTCCATTTCATCCACACTGCCATAAAGTTTATAAGGTTTAAAGTTTATTGCCATAAAGTTTATAAggtccttattttttttaataatatatacagGATTTATAGTGATGCCACCTCTGATTCCTGATAtttgtaatttgtgtcttctttctgtttttatcatgCATGCTagagtttattaattttattgttctttttaaagaactagctatttatttctgttttctatttatgCTTACTTTGTATTTAATTTGTTCTTGTGCTTTTAGTTCCTTTGACACATTTCTGTTATGTAAGTTTCACTCTAAGTAGAAATTTTGATATGTTGGCTTTTTCATTCAATTTATAAAGtctcttttgaattatttttgatccacagtttatttagaagtatgttatTTATTCTCTGAATATTTGAAGATTTTGCAGAGATGGTTCTGTTCATAATTTCTAATCAGTTGTGGTTAGACTATCCTTTGTATGACTTGACTCCTTTTGCATCTGTTAgaatttgttttgtggcctagaatatggtctgtcttggagtATGTTTTATGTGCACctgaaaagaacattttctacTCTTATTGGATAGAGTCCTATAAAGGCCAAGTAGTCAACTTCATTGTTAATGTTGCTTCAAGCCTGTGTATTATTACatactgttttttgttgtgttttgctttatttttaacagcatttgtttgttttctggctgCTGCCGCTGCAACTAAAacccttttttgtttcttcagcttTTGAGCATTCTAGAAAACCTGAATTCACAGAACCTTCTTGGTCAGAAGCCATGGTCTGTGGGCTGTTTGATAATTGAGATGGGAAAGGTGACTTCAATCCCCAGTTCCCTGAATGTCTTCCCAGAGTCATCGTAATAAGTCTCATGGAGgtttttgagcatctttttcctCTGGTTGATGCTCATCAGCAGATAGAATTTGTGGGCTTTGTCCTTTTGATGTTTCTGCATGTGTTTTTCATAACTCCAGAtcttgaccaggtgcagtggctcctcattgctgtaatcccagcactttgggaggccgaggtgggaggatcgcttgaacctaggaggtggaggttgcagtaagccaagattgtgccacagtacttcagcctgggcagcagagcaaaaccccatgccaaaaaaacaaaacaaaacaaagctatgAACCTTGATGTTCAAATCAATAATTCCAGCCTCTGGGGAGCTGGTGTCCTTAGGGATTGTCACGTCCTTTTGTATCAACAATCAATAGGCTTGATTTTTGGCTTCTCCTGGTTGGCCATTTCCAAAGACAAGTGTCTTTTCACAACGTCATCAATCTTCTCAATTCTGGGAAAGTTCTGGTAGTCTTTGAGCAGCATAAGGGGACAGGTCATCATCTTGGCCGAGCTGGATTGGTTCCTGAATGGCATATCCACAGGCGGCTTGGAGGAAGAGACTTGGAGGCTACCAGCACCACTGATTAGAAGGAAGTCTGGTGCTCCCTCCTCTTGGCTTCTCAAAAACTGGACCTTGGGTTTCAGTGGAACTTAGCACCCTCCACGCAGCCCTTGGCATGGTGACTTCTGACCCGTGAGGGTCCAGGTCAGCTGTTGCCTTCACAGTGTGGACTGGGTTACATGGGCGCCGTCATGTATCTTCCTACTTCCTCTACTAGCTTTTGGAAAGGGGTGTTGAAATCTGCAGCTATAAATACAGATTTGTCTATCAGTTATTTTGAGCACATTTCTAGATGTGAATGTTGTACAAGGAGAGTCTATAATTGAGGCATATATTTAGCCTGATTTATGTAGTTGCTACTTATGAGTCAGTTGCTGTAACCAAAGAAGAGGAGACTTTTAATTTACCATTCTTATAGGCAAGGAAGtcaatttttcatttctaagtacTTACTGAGATCTTACTTTGTTGCTCTGCAGCCTAGCTGGTTTCTACCTCCTGTCCTATTCTTAGATCTGTAGTTCTGTGTTTCCACAGGGAAATGAAACTCAAGAAAATCCATGATGGTAAAGATAAGCTGAAAATTTCCAATATAAACTAAAGCCTGATATTGAAGGACTGTGTGTAAAAATTGGACACATCTGGACCAAGCATTCAGTTTGGAGTTGTATATATTGGAGAAGACACACAGGCAGCAAGACACATACTCAGAAAAGACCCAAGAATACCTTAAGCACTCACCCGGGGCTGATCTCAAATTTTCTGTCTTAAATATGGCTTTCTAAAAAATTGTTCTCTTGGCTGCAGCTGCTTTTCAGAGCTCCTATAAATTTATTCCAGCCAGTATGGAGTTGTTTCTTAACGTTTCCACAGGGAAAACAGGAGCTTAGATCTTCATAATTCTCTACTTTGATCATGTCAGTCTCTTGGTCCTTTATTCCTTATTCTCTCTATCCTTTCAGGAGACAGGAATCAAAATGAGATGGCGACTCTTCACAAAGCAGAATTAAGGTGCTTTTCACTGGGAGAGCTTTCATGCTGGCAAATCAAGAGACATGTTGCAAGCACATTAGCCAGAAATCAAGACTCCATGATAAATATTGAAGTACAGAGCTCTCAGTTCCCCGAGCACCATGATTCCCCCTGTCAAGTGGGAGCAGGAGAATCTATTCAAGCTTCTGTGGATGACAGCTGTCTAGTGAATCTCATAGGAGATCATTCCAGTATCATTGAAAATCAAGAATTTCCAACTGAGAAAGTTCAGAATTCATGGAGTAAAATGTACCTGAATCAGACACAGAATTATCAGAGAAGTTGTAAGCAGACCcagatgaaaaacaaattatgtaTATTTGCTCCATGTGTTGACATTTTTGGTTGTATTTCACACCATCATGATAATATATTGCACAAAAGAGATAAAGCTCATAGCAATAGTGATTGTGGTAAAGACACCCTAAAGGTGTCACCTCTTACCCAGCATAGTATTCACACAGGACAGAAAACCTACCAGGGTAATGAATGTGAAGAAGCCTTCGATGATGGCTCCAGTCTTGAACTTCATAAGCAGGTGCACTTGGGAAAGAAGTCTCCAGCATGTAGTACACATGAGAAGGACACCAGTTACAGCTTAGGTATTCCTGTTGAACAAAGTGTTCATACTGGAAAAAAACGCTACTGGTGTCATGAATGTGGTAAAGGTTTCAGTCAGAGCTCAAACCTACAAACTCATCAGAGAGTCCACACAGGGGAGAAACCCTATACATGCCACGAATGTGGTAAGAGCTTTAATCAGAGCTCACATCTTTATGCTCATTTGCctattcacactggagagaagccctatAGATGTGACAGTTGTGGGAAGGGCTTCAGCCGTAGCACAGATCTTAACATTCATTGCagagttcacactggagagaagccttaTAAATGTGAGGTGTGTGGGAAGGGCTTCACTCAGAGATCACATCTTCAAGCCCATgaaagaattcacactggagagaaaccatataAATGTGGAGATTGTGGTAAACGCTTTAGTTGTAGCTCAAATCTTCATACCCATCAGAGAGTCCACACTGAAGAAAAACCATACAAATGTGATGAGTGTGGTAAGTGCTTTAGTTTGAGCTTTAATCTTCATAGTCATCAACGAGTCCACACAGGAGAAAAACCATATAAATGTGAAGAGTGTGGTAAGGGTTTTAGTTCAGCCTCAAGTTTCCAGAGCCATCAGAGGGtccatacaggagagaaaccatTTCGATGCAATGTGTGTGGTAAAGGCTTCAGTCAGAGTTCATATTTTCAAGCACATCAGAGAGtccacactggagaaaaaccaTACAAATGTGAGGTGTGTGGAAAGCGCTTCAATTGGAGCTTGAATCTTCACAATCATCAGAGAgtccacacaggagagaaaccctacaaatgcgAAGAATGTGGTAAGGGTTTCAGTCAGGCCTCAAATCTTCAAGCCCATCAGAGCGTCCACACTGGGGAAAAACCTTTCAAGTGTGATGCATGTCAGAAGCGATTCAGTCAGGCCTCACACCTTCAAGCCCATCAGAGAGTCCACACCGGAGAGAAACCATATAAATGTGACACATGTGGTAAGGCCTTCAGCCAGAGGTCAAATCTTCAAGTCCATCAGAtcattcacactggagagaaaccatttAAATGTGAGGAATGTGGGAAAGAGTTCAGTTGGAGTGCTGGTCTCAGTGCTCATCAGAGGgtccacacaggagagaaaccctatacaTGTCAGCAGTGTGGGAAGGGTTTCAGTCAGGCCTCACATTTTCACACACATCAGAGAGTCCACACTGGAGAGAGGCCTTACATATGTGATGTCTGTTGTAAGGGCTTCAGTCAGAGGTCACATCTTGTCTACCATCAGAGAGTCCACACTGGAGGGAATCTAGAAATTTGAGGTGTGGTTCACCCTCCAGTTAGAGTTCACGGCTTTTGTCTCCATTGAGAAGTCCATGCTGATGAATGTGGAAAGTTCCTTTAAAACTAGAAGGTTCAAAGAATCTTGACAGGAAAGAAGTCTCTCAAATGCTGTGTTTCAGACTTGGTTAGGACATGAATTCTTTACAAACGTCATATTTCACAGAAAACTCTCTGTTCTATAAATATGATCAGTGTTTATATCAGAGTTGCCAAGTGTCTCAGTTCTCAAGATGTAACACAGCAGAAAAATATTGTCAGAGTCTgcccaggagagaggccttactt
This genomic interval from Saimiri boliviensis isolate mSaiBol1 chromosome 14, mSaiBol1.pri, whole genome shotgun sequence contains the following:
- the ZNF235 gene encoding zinc finger protein 235, coding for MTKFQEAVTFKDVAVAFTEEELGLLDSAQRKLYRDVMLENFRNLVSVGRQSFKPDMISQLEREEKLWMKEFQTQRDRHSGDRNQNEMATLHKAELRCFSLGELSCWQIKRHVASTLARNQDSMINIEVQSSQFPEHHDSPCQVGAGESIQASVDDSCLVNLIGDHSSIIENQEFPTEKVQNSWSKMYLNQTQNYQRSCKQTQMKNKLCIFAPCVDIFGCISHHHDNILHKRDKAHSNSDCGKDTLKVSPLTQHSIHTGQKTYQGNECEEAFDDGSSLELHKQVHLGKKSPACSTHEKDTSYSLGIPVEQSVHTGKKRYWCHECGKGFSQSSNLQTHQRVHTGEKPYTCHECGKSFNQSSHLYAHLPIHTGEKPYRCDSCGKGFSRSTDLNIHCRVHTGEKPYKCEVCGKGFTQRSHLQAHERIHTGEKPYKCGDCGKRFSCSSNLHTHQRVHTEEKPYKCDECGKCFSLSFNLHSHQRVHTGEKPYKCEECGKGFSSASSFQSHQRVHTGEKPFRCNVCGKGFSQSSYFQAHQRVHTGEKPYKCEVCGKRFNWSLNLHNHQRVHTGEKPYKCEECGKGFSQASNLQAHQSVHTGEKPFKCDACQKRFSQASHLQAHQRVHTGEKPYKCDTCGKAFSQRSNLQVHQIIHTGEKPFKCEECGKEFSWSAGLSAHQRVHTGEKPYTCQQCGKGFSQASHFHTHQRVHTGERPYICDVCCKGFSQRSHLVYHQRVHTGGNLEI